In Desulfoferula mesophila, the genomic window TTGCAAACCCCGGACACCGAAACCAAGCTGGCCATTCTCCAGCGCAAGGCCTCGGACAAGGGAGTGGTTATCAACCGGCAGGTGGCCTCTTATCTGGCCAACCAGCCGGAATCCTCCATCCGGGTCTTGGAAGGCTACCTCAACCGCCTGGTGGCGGTAAGCCGCCTGCGCGGGGCCGAAGTGAGCCTGGAGCTGGCCCGCCAGGTTCTGGGCCCCTTGGCCAGCGAAAACCTGGTGGGGGTGGAGGACGTGCTTCGGGTGGTGGCCACCCACTTTGGGGTGCGGCCGGCGGACATAAAAAGCTCGCGTAAAAGTAGGGACATCAGCCGTCCCCGCCAGGTGACCATGTATCTGGCCCGCCGCCTGACCAACGCGTCTTTCCCCGAGATCGGCCAGGCCCTGGGCGGCAAAGACCACTCCACGGTGGTCAAGGGAGTGCAGCGGGTGGAAAAGCTTATGGCCCAGGATCCGGAACTGGCCGACACCCTCCGGGTGGTGGAAAACGCGGTACGCCAGCTCAAACAAGGTGACTAGGCGGTGGAAAACCCTCGGGACAAGCGAGTCCGCGGTGGAAAAGCTAAGGCTTGGTTGATACAACGGTGGAAAAATTTTTCTTGTGCTTACAGACAATTAAATAGGTTTTCCACCTTTGAGCTACCCTCTTTTATTATTACTAAATAATAAAGAACTAATAATAATTAGGTTTAGCGGCCCAAGCGGGTGAAAACAAAACATCGTTTGAATAAAAAGTCCAAGGCGGGTAAGTAAAAAGTCCCCTCTCGCCGGGGCGATGCTTGGTGGTCGATTACAATCATCGGATTCAGCCGATGCCTTCAAGAATACGGGGTGGTAAAACTGACCCCAGCGGATGAGGCGAATTTTTATCCCCTATCGACTAGATTAATGGTGCCGAAAACGTCTCTGCGGGGAAAATAGACCATGGTAGGGGTGATTCAGGGGGAAATCCCTGGATTCCGCCGTGATCCGGTTAAACCAGCCGCCAGGTTGTCCTGGTGTGGCAATATTGTGAATTTACGCAAAAACTTTTGACGGCATTTATCGTTAACATTCTAAAAACATGTAATTAATTTATAAATACTTTTAGTTCACAATATATTTAAATGGCTTGTGGTAAGTAGTGTTTGTTTGCCCGGACACGTTGCGCTACTCAGCATTCCGTTCCTTGGGGGCTTTCGCCTGATTGGGTTTTGGAAGCGAAAGTCTTTAACTTGCCCTGCCCCCGGAGTTTGGGTTAAGGTGAACCAGAATCCGTATCTCTTGCAATTCAAAGGTGAAAGATGGAGCTAACTGTTCGCAAGGAAGACTTGGTCAAAGGTTTGGGCAAATCGCAGTCCGTGGTCGAGCGCCGCACTTCCATGCCCATCCTGTCCAACGTGCTCTTGGAGGCGCAGGACGAGAGTCTTACCGTGGCCGCCACCGACTTGGAAACCAGTTTCCAGGGGCTTTGCGCGGCCAAGGTGAGCAAACCGGGCAAGGTTACGGTTCCCGCGCGCAAACTCTATGAGATCGTCAAAGAGCTCCCCGCCGAAGAGATATATCTCAAGGAAAAAGATAACAATTATCTGCATATCACCGCCGGACGCGCCAGTTTCAACCTGGTGGGCCTGTCGGCCGAGGATTTTCCCAACCTGCCCGACGTGGATGGAATCCCCGAGTTGAGCGTGGCGGGGGAGATGCTGGCCGAGATGGTGGAAAAGACCATCTTCTCCATCTCCCAGGAGGACACCCGCTTCAACCTAGCCGGCCTGTACGTGCAAAAGCGCAACCGCGATGGCGCGGATTATCTGCGCTTCGTATCCACCGACGGCCACCGCCTGTCCCTGGTGGACCGCTCTCTGGAGGGTCTGGAGGGCTTCGAGCTGGACGGCGGGGTGATCATCCCGCGCAAGGGCGTGGCCGAGATGCGCAAGATGGCCGAGGACGCCGAGACCATTTCCCTGGGCCTGAACCAAAGCTACGCCTCTTTGGCCCTGAACGGCTCCCGTCTGGTTTTGCGCATGCAGGAAGGCTCCTTCCCGGACTACGAGGTCGTCATCCCCAAGGTGAGCAAAAAGAACGTGGTGGTGAACCGCCAAGCCTTTTCCGAGGTGCTCCGGCGGGTGGCCATCCTGGCCACCGACCGTTTCCAGGGGGTGAAGCTGGACTTCAAGGAAGGCCTGTTGGAGGTGGTGAGCCAGAACCCGGATCTGGGCGAGGCGCGCGAGGCCCTGGAGGTGGATTACGACGGCGACGCCCTGAGCGTGGGTTTCAACGCCCGTTACTTCCTGGACCTGTGCGGGGCCATGAAGAGCGAGGAGATAACCCTGGGCTTCGTGGACGAGCAGCACCCCTGCCTGATCAAGGGCGAGGCGGACGAGGGCTTCCTGAGCGTGATCATGCCCATGCGCCTGTAGGGGAGCCCGAAAAAAGATCATCGCGCGGAGCCCCGAACGGGGCTCCGTTTTTTTGGTTGGGTGGCCAAAAAATTTAAAATATTAAAGACGTTGCTCCATGCCTGCCAGGGTTGCTTTTCCTGTCCCTGCTGATATTGGCGACGGCCTGGGTCTACTCCCACTCCGTTATTTTCCTGCGGATCGTGTTGATTTGGTGTCTCGTGGGCCTGTTGGCCAATCGATGGATGCTGTCTCCCGCCCAGGAAATCCATAAGCCAGCGTGGCCCCTGTGGTTTTGGTTATTGAATGATTGCCGGGCCTGGCCGGTGAGGGTGGTCTGCGGTCTGATGTTACGCATGAGAACGGCCGAAAGCGTCGAGACGAATAGCTAAGCCGTGAGATTCGCCGCTGAACCGGCGATACGGCATCCATTTGCTTGGCCGATGGGAAATATTCGCCGAGGCATACCTTGGCTTGACCTAGCGGGTGGCTTTGGTTGATACTGTATACCGAGTCCGGCACCCGCGCGGCGCTGGACATATTTTTACAACTTAAGGATGCCTCCGTGCCCGGTGAACACGTATGCCCTTGGTGGGTGATTCGCACCTTTGACAACCCCCTGCGCCGAGTGTTTCACCAGCCGGAAAAGATGCTTGGGCCCTATGTGGGCGAAGGCGGCCGCGCGGCGGATATCGGTTGCGGCATAGGCTTTTTCACCCTGGGGCTGGCCCGTCTGGTGGGTGATTCGGGCCGGGTTTACGCCCTGGATTTGCAGCGGAAGATGCTGGACGGGGTGGAGCGGCGGGCCGCCAAGGCCGGTTTGTCCGGGCGCATCGAGACCCGCCAGGTGGCGGCGGACGACCTGAGGTCGCAAGATATGGCCGGAAGCCTGGATTTGGCGCTGGCTTTTTGGATGTTGCACGAAGTGCCGGACCAGGGCCGCTTTTTGCGGCAAACAAGAGAGCTGTTGAAACCAAACGGACGATGTTTTCTGGTTGAACCTCGGATGCACGTGACGCAAGGAAATTTTGAACAATCACTACTACTCGCGAGCGAGTTTGGTCTTAAAATAGAACAACGTCCCCGGGTCAGCCTGTCGCGGGCGGCGGTGTTGACCCTGCGGTGAACGATTTTCCAGTGGGGGGAACCATGGACAATCAATGCAAGTTGTGCGGGCATCGCATAAGCGCCGACAACGCCTTGCGCACCGGAGCTGTGAGCTGGAGGGACTACGACACCAGGTTTGCCCTGGACCCCACGCTTTGCTGGTGCCGTAATCAAGGGAAATGGATAAAAAACGGGGATTCCTGCCCCTCCTGGGTTTCTTACCACAAGCGGAAAAAGGCCAATGAAAGCCATGAGCCCTCCGCTAGCTTTTCCTAGTACCCGTCTTCCATAACAACCAAATCTAGTCCAAGACGCCAAACGGCCGGTGGCCGCGCCAGGGGTTACGGTAAAAATTAAGCCGGGCCGCCCCTCTCTGGAGTTCAGCGGCCCGGCCGACCAGACGCCAGAGGCGTCCAGATTGCCCTATTCGTGCAAGGTTCGTTTGGCCCGGCGAATAGGGGGGCGCAGGTCCTTCAAGGCTTCGATGGAGGTCTTGTAGGCCCCGGACACCCGGATGTTGTCCAACACCAGGGCCAGCATCAAGGCCACCGACTGCATGAAGGTGATGTCCTCCATGGTGAACTCCCAGGGCTCGGCGGTGTAGATCCTGAGGACGCCCAAGGGCTTTTGGCGCAGCACCAGGGGAACGCTGAGGATGGATTCTATGCCCTCGTTCAGCGCCTCGGCGGGATATTGCAGGCGCGGATCGTCGCGCACGTTGAAGATGGCCACCGGGCCGTCTTCCAGAGAGGCGGTGATGGAGCGGGACGCGCTGATGGGCCCCTTGTTGAGGTAGGACTCGCTCAACCCCTGGGAAGCGGCGATCTCCAACTTCTTGCTGCGCCGGTTCAGCAGCATGAGCGCGGCGCCCTTGAGCTTCAGCTGATTGGTCAGATAGGTAACCACCGCCCTGGCGGTCAGGTTAAGTTTGCCCGCATTGGACAGGATGTCGCATATCTCGGCCAGGGTCTCGTAATTGAAGTGGGCGGGATGAGAATAACGCACCTTTTTTTGCATGGCATTCCTCCTTGCGGGGCGAGGACGCTACCGGAGCGGAGGTTGGTTCGCCGAGGTGATATGGGCAGGATTGGGATTTAGCGGGCGCGGTTAGAGGCTGCGAGGAGCGCAGGAACGGGAGATCGGTTTCCGCCTGGAATTGGAACTCCAGGTGCTTCCCCACCGGGTTTTGGCTCCATGACTAAATTATCCGAGCCGCCGGGCCGTCCGGTCAAGTCAATTGCAAGTGAACCTTGGGCGGCGGGCGAGCGCCGGGGGATGGAGGAACCAGTTGAAAAATAGGCGCGAAGGCGCCGATAAGGTCTTGGGACCACCGGAGATTGCGGTTAAAATGCCGCGATCTAATGTTCTGGTCACCAGCGGATAAAAAGGGCTGTCACCATGATCCGTCGCCTAAAAAAGTGGCTGCGAAGCTCCATATACGTAGCGATAAGGCTCTTGGTGCTCCCCCGGGCGCGCATTAGCGAAAAGTCCCTTTTGCTGGTCCGGGTGGATTTTATCGGCGACTATGTCCTGTTCCGCAATTTCATAAAGGCGCTGAGATGCGATCCACGCTACAGGGGCTACCACTTCACCTTTTTAGGTAACGCCTCTTATAAGGATTTGTTTGAAAATCTGGACGCCAAGTTTTTTGATCACGCCCTTTGGCTGGACCCGGCGCGCTTCAACCAAGACTTTGTATATCGCTTCAAAACGCTGTGGATGATTACCCGCCGGGGATTCGAGGTGGTGATCAGCCCGGTCTACAGCCGTAATTTCTGGGTGGTGGACCATATCGTTCATCTGGTCAGGGCCAGGGAAAAGATAGGCAGCGCGGGCGACCTGACCAACATCAACAAGCGGCGCAAAAAAATAAGCGACGCTTATTACACCAGATTGGTGCCCGCCACCCAGGGAGTTATCTTCGAGTTTCAGAGGAACCGGGAATTTTTCCAAGGCCTGTTGGGTAAGGCCATGGCCGTTGACCGCCCCAGGATAGACCTTGCGCCATCCAAGGCGGGCTTTGATCTGTTCGAGAAATATGCGCTGCTTTTCATAGGCGGAAGCTCGCCGGCCAAAAAATCGAGGCTCGCGAATTATATCCGGATAGGGAGATATCTGGCCGAGGTCCACGGTCTGGATGTCGTTTTCTGCGGCGGCCCGGACGACATGGCGGACCTGGTGGCGGCCCCGATCGACCAGGAGGCGCGCTTCATCAACTTGGTGGGTCTTACCACCCTGTGGGAGTTGGCCTCGGTAATGGTCAAGGCCCACCTGTTGCTCTCCAACGACACCATGGCTCCCCACCTGGCCGCGGCGCTCGGTCTGGACAAAATATTCGTGGTTGACCGAGGCGACCTCTACGGGCGCTGCCTGCCCTACCCCCCGGAGATCAGCCGGCGGGTGCGCCTGATATGCCACCCGGAGATTACCCGCGACCCCCAGGCCTTTCGGGCGAGGGCCAATTCCTACGGCTACGTCAACCGCCTGGATATCAACCTCATTAGCCCGGAAATGGTGATAGAGCGGATAGACGAGGCGCTGCGGGAGCGGGAAAGCACCGCCGCCCGGGAATGCCGCGTGGCTTGATCGTCCGCTGATGGCCGGAGGTTCACTCCCCTGCCTTGGCCGATGCCGCCGGGAGAATCTCCGGCGGGTTTTTTATTTGGGGCAAGGCGCCAGGGTCAGCAGTTCATCCCATTCCAGTTCGGCCGTGTCAAAGGGAGGCAGCTCCATCTTTTCCGGATGCTGATGTTGCTTTTGGTCCAGGGCCATGTTGAGCCAAATCTTGTTGAGATAGCTGGCCAGCAGGAGCTGCTGATATTTGGAGCCGTAATCGTTTATCCGCTGCGGGGGGGAGTTGGGGCACTCGATGGTCACGTAGATGGGCTTGGGGCGGGGAAGTTTATCCAGGAAAAATTCCAGGGCATAGCGGGAGGAACCGTCCGGGGTCAAGGTGGCGCTCAGGGTGAAGGGCTCGTGCTGGAAGGCCTCCGGGTCCACCACATGCCTGCATTCCGCGTGGCGCTTTTTGGGAGAGCACTTGAAGCCGGTGATGACCACCCAGTTGTCCTGGCTGATCACCTGGCCGCCATCGCGCGGGAAGATCATATCGACGTGAAACTTGCCGTCGGTGCGGCAGGAGAGCACGTCGTCATTGACCTTGGGCGCGTTGGCCGGCACCCGGGGGCGCAGAAAAATGGTGCCGTCCAGCTGCACCCGGAGGCACTTCTCGCCCGCCGGGGCCGGCACGGTTAGGGAAAGGAGCAGGGCCACGAGTATGAGCAGCAAGGCTGATTTTTTCATGTTGAATCTCCCAAACGTTCCGGCGGCGCGGCCGAAACCGGGCCGGGCTTTGGTTTGCATGGCCCACGCGCGCGGCGCCCAGGGGCATGAGTAAAATGTAGCATAACCGCGGGGGATGGGGGTAAGCGCGTGCGTCTGGCGGGTGTTTTCACGGGCGCAGGCAAGGGCTCATGGCAGCGGCCTCTGGCGGAACTGTCCATGTCGCACCCCGCCAATGAAAAGCCCCGCGCCGGGAGCGACGCGGGGCCTTGGCGTGTTTTGATTCGGCGGCGGGGCTAGATGTCCAGCTCGCGCACCTCCAGGGCGTTTTCCACGATGAAGTTGCGCCTGGGCTCCACCTGGTCGCCCATGAGGGTGGTGAACAGGTCGTCGGCGGCCATGAAGTCCTCCACCTTGACCTGCAACAGGGTGCGCCGCTCCGGGTCCATGGTGGTTTCCCAAAGCTGCTCGGGGTTCATCTCGCCCAGGCCCTTGTAGCGCTGCATGGCCAGGCCCTTGGCCCCCACCTCCATGAGGTTGTCCAACAGCAGGCCGGCGCTCTCCACCCGCTTCTCGTCGCCGTTCTTGGCCAACAGGTAGGGCCCCTGCTCGTTGCCGGCCAGGGTTTCGGCCAGGCGCAGCATCTGGGCGTAGTCGGCGCTGGCGACCAGCTCCCAGGAGATGTTGTTGCACTGGTTCATCTCGCCGGGGCAGGTAACCGCCACCTCGTAGAGGCTGTGGGCCTCGTCGAAGTGGATGTTCTCCACCACCATGCCCTGCTCGGCCAACATGGAGGCCAGCTCCTCGGCGCGCTCGTGTTCGGCGAAGACCTTCTTGTCGCGCACCCTGGCCCGGAGCAGGGCGGCCAGGGCCGGGGCCTGCCAGCCGCGCCGTTTCAGGCGCTCCAGGTGGTCCAGGTAGGCGCTCAGGCTTTCCATGAGCTTGACCAAGCGCTGGCCGTTGAACTCGGCCCCGGTGGCCTCCACCTTTAGCTTCATGGCCGAGCAGGCCCGCTCCAGGAGGATGACCCGCATGGAGGCCTCGTCCTTGATGTATATCTCTTTCTTGTTGTCCACCACCCGGTACAGGGGCGGCTGGGCTATGTAGAGATTGCCCTGATTGACCAGCTCTTCCATCTGGCGGAAGAAGAAGGTGAGCAGCAGGGTGCGGATGTGGCTGCCGTCCACGTCGGCGTCGGTCATGATGACCACCTTGTGGTAGCGCAGCTTGCCGGCGTCGAAGTCGTCTTCGCCCACCCCGGTGCCCAGGGCGGTGATCATGGTGCGGATCTCGGCGTTTTCGAGCATCTTGTGCAGGCGGGCCTTCTCCACGTTGAGGATCTTGCCCCTGAGCGGCAGGATGGCCTGGAAGCGGCGGTCGCGCGCCTGCTTGGCGCTGCCCCCGGCGCTGTCGCCCTCCACCAGGAATATCTCGCAGGCGCTGGGGTCGCGCTCGGAGCAGTCGGCCAGCTTGCCGGGCAAAGAGTTCTCGCTGAGTACCCCCTTGCGCCGCACCAGCTCGCGGGCCTTGCGGGCGGCCTCGCGGGCCTTGGCGGCCTCGGTGATCTTGCCCACGATCTTCTTGGCGGTGGTGGGGTCCTCCTCCAGGAAGGTGGCCAACTGCTCGTTGACGATCTGTTCCACCAGGCCCTTGACCTCGGAGTTGCCCAGCTTCATCTTGGTCTGGCCCTCGAACTGGGGCTGGGGGATCTTCACGCTGATCACCGCGTAGAGGCCTTCGCGCACGTCGTCGCCGCTGGGCAAGGTCTTCACCTTGGGCAGGTTGGCGCTGATGTAGGAGTTGAGGGTGCGGGTAAGGGCCGCCTTGAAACCGGTGAGGTGGGTGCCGCCCTCGCGGGTGTTGATGTTGTTGGCGAAGCTGAAGATGCGCTCGTTGTAGGCGTCGGTGTAGCGCATGGCTATCTCCACCTGCACCAGGTCTTTCTGGCCGGTGAGATAGATGGGCTTCTTGTGCAGGGGCTGGCTCTTCTGGCTGATGTAGTCCACGAACTCGCTGATGCCGCCCTTGTAGAAGTATTCCACTTCCTTTTCGGTGCGCTCATCCACCAGCTTGATGCGCATGCCGCTGTTTAGGAAGCTCAGCTCGCGCAGGCGCCCGGCCAGGGTCTCGAAGGTGTAGACGGTGGTCTCAAAGATGGCGGGGTCGGCCTTGAAGGTGACCTTGGTGCCGGTCTTCTTGCCGCACTTGCCGATGACCTTTAGCTCGCCGGTGGGGTGGCCGTGGTCGTAGCTCTGGGCGTAGACCTTGCCGTCGCGCTTGATCTCCACCTCCAGCCACTCGCTGAGCGCGTTGACCACGCTCACACCCACGCCGTGCAGGCCGCCGGCCACCTTGTAGGCCTTGTCGTCGAACTTGCCGCCCGCGTGCAGCTTGGTCATGACCACCTGCACCGCCGGCACCTTTTCCGTGGCGTGAATGTCCACCGGGATGCCACGGCCGTCGTCCTCCACCGACACGCTGTTGTCGGCGTGGATGATCACCTGCACGAAGTCGCAGTATCCCCCCATGGCCTCGTCCACCGAGTTGTCCACCACCTCGTAGACCAGGTGGTGCAGGCCATCGGGGCCGGTGGAGCCAATGTACATGGCCGGGCGTTTGCGTACCGCCTCCAGGCCTTCCAGGACTTTAATTTTATCTGAGGTGTAGCCGCTTTTATCCGGGGCCATATTTGGGCCTTTCCCTTAAAGTTTCAACTGAGTAATTATGCCCTAAACTACGAAATTTGCAAGATATTTTTGAGAGTTACCCGGGAAATTCGACGATTGCAACCGCTGGTAATCACGGGGCAAAGACGCCCCGGCCGCCAGGGCGGCGGCCGGGGCGGTTAGAGCAATTACTTTAGCGGGGCTCAGTGCACCTGGGAGCCCTCGGGCGGCCCCGCCGCTGGGCGCTCTAGGCGGGCACGGTGGCCAGGAATTTGAGCACCGCGGCGTTGACCGCCTGGGGCTGCTCGATCACCAACTGGTGGCCCGCCTGGGGGATCACCGCCAGCTGGGCGCCGGGGATGCGTTGGGCCAGGATTTCGGCGTTGCCTTGGGGAACCAGGCGGTCGTCGGCCCCGGCCAACACCAGGGTGGGCGCGGTGATATTCGGCAGGCGCTCGTAGGTGTCGAAGTTCGCTATGGCTTGCCACTGGCCCTGCATCACCTCCGGGGGACAGGCGTAGGCGGCGGCCACCTGGGCGTAGTGCTCCAAGATGTCGGGGTGCTCATCCAAGGTGGTCTGGGAAAACAGGGCCTTGCGCCCTTCCAACTGCTCCTGGAAGGTCTTGCCGTAGACCAGCTTGTCAAAAAGCTCCATGGTCTCGGCGGTGGGCAGCACCTTGTGCGCGCCGCCGCAATGGGTGGCGGTGGGCACCAGCGAGGCCACCAACTCGGGCCAACCCAGGGCCAGCTCCTGGGCGATCATGCCCCCCATGGAGATGCCCATCACGTGGGCCCGAGCCCCGGCCACCGCTTGGATGACGGCGGCCGCGTCCTCGGCCATGTCCCGGATGCTCCAGGGCAACGCCGGCGCGCCGGAGGTCCCGATGCCCCGGTTGTTGAAGACGATCACCCGGTAGTCGCGGCTGAACACGGGAACCTGCTCGTACCAGTGTTCCAGGTTGGAGCCCAGGCCTCGGATGAGTACCAGGGGAAAGCCCTGGCCGTGGGTCTCGTAATAAAGGCGGTATCCGTCGCGTTCCACAAAAGGCATGTCGTTACAATCCCTTGGCGCTAGCAGGGCCGCTTGGCGCAACATGAAGTAATTACTTTAATATGAGCGGAGCGCCAGCGGGGGGCGCGGCGCGGTCATTTCTTTTCCGGTTGGGCCAGGGCCAGGCGCACCGGCACGGTGGCCACCGCCTGCTGCTTTTTCACCAAATCCTTGAGGGTTAGGCGCAGCTCATAGGCCCCGATGGGAGCCCCTTTCAGGTTGAGGGTGACGTTGAGGAAGAATTCGCGTTTGTAGCCTTGCGAAATGGTATTCACCTTCATGAAGTTCTTTTTGCCGAACAGCTCCTTGCCCTGCGCGTCCAAAAGCTCCACGTCCATGGCAAAGGATATTTCCCGGCTGCCGTCCGGCAGGGACTTTAGCCCATAGTTCAGGGGTTTCATGTAGATGTATATGGGCTGCCCCCGGCCGGGAAACACCGGGCGGTCCGGGCTGGCCATCAGATAGACGTTGTCCTTGCGGGGCTTATAGATGCCGTAGCCCTTGGCCGGTTCGGCCACCAGGACGGTCCGGGCCAGCTTGAGGGGCAGTTTTTCCCACAGGGCCTCGGCCGCCCGGCTTATCTGGGCCTGGGCCTCCTCTTCCCGGCCCTCCTTCAGGGAGCCGAGGGCCTCTTGCAACAGCGCGGC contains:
- the dnaN gene encoding DNA polymerase III subunit beta; its protein translation is MELTVRKEDLVKGLGKSQSVVERRTSMPILSNVLLEAQDESLTVAATDLETSFQGLCAAKVSKPGKVTVPARKLYEIVKELPAEEIYLKEKDNNYLHITAGRASFNLVGLSAEDFPNLPDVDGIPELSVAGEMLAEMVEKTIFSISQEDTRFNLAGLYVQKRNRDGADYLRFVSTDGHRLSLVDRSLEGLEGFELDGGVIIPRKGVAEMRKMAEDAETISLGLNQSYASLALNGSRLVLRMQEGSFPDYEVVIPKVSKKNVVVNRQAFSEVLRRVAILATDRFQGVKLDFKEGLLEVVSQNPDLGEAREALEVDYDGDALSVGFNARYFLDLCGAMKSEEITLGFVDEQHPCLIKGEADEGFLSVIMPMRL
- a CDS encoding class I SAM-dependent methyltransferase, which codes for MPGEHVCPWWVIRTFDNPLRRVFHQPEKMLGPYVGEGGRAADIGCGIGFFTLGLARLVGDSGRVYALDLQRKMLDGVERRAAKAGLSGRIETRQVAADDLRSQDMAGSLDLALAFWMLHEVPDQGRFLRQTRELLKPNGRCFLVEPRMHVTQGNFEQSLLLASEFGLKIEQRPRVSLSRAAVLTLR
- a CDS encoding GAF domain-containing protein, translating into MQKKVRYSHPAHFNYETLAEICDILSNAGKLNLTARAVVTYLTNQLKLKGAALMLLNRRSKKLEIAASQGLSESYLNKGPISASRSITASLEDGPVAIFNVRDDPRLQYPAEALNEGIESILSVPLVLRQKPLGVLRIYTAEPWEFTMEDITFMQSVALMLALVLDNIRVSGAYKTSIEALKDLRPPIRRAKRTLHE
- a CDS encoding glycosyltransferase family 9 protein — protein: MIRRLKKWLRSSIYVAIRLLVLPRARISEKSLLLVRVDFIGDYVLFRNFIKALRCDPRYRGYHFTFLGNASYKDLFENLDAKFFDHALWLDPARFNQDFVYRFKTLWMITRRGFEVVISPVYSRNFWVVDHIVHLVRAREKIGSAGDLTNINKRRKKISDAYYTRLVPATQGVIFEFQRNREFFQGLLGKAMAVDRPRIDLAPSKAGFDLFEKYALLFIGGSSPAKKSRLANYIRIGRYLAEVHGLDVVFCGGPDDMADLVAAPIDQEARFINLVGLTTLWELASVMVKAHLLLSNDTMAPHLAAALGLDKIFVVDRGDLYGRCLPYPPEISRRVRLICHPEITRDPQAFRARANSYGYVNRLDINLISPEMVIERIDEALRERESTAARECRVA
- the gyrB gene encoding DNA topoisomerase (ATP-hydrolyzing) subunit B — translated: MAPDKSGYTSDKIKVLEGLEAVRKRPAMYIGSTGPDGLHHLVYEVVDNSVDEAMGGYCDFVQVIIHADNSVSVEDDGRGIPVDIHATEKVPAVQVVMTKLHAGGKFDDKAYKVAGGLHGVGVSVVNALSEWLEVEIKRDGKVYAQSYDHGHPTGELKVIGKCGKKTGTKVTFKADPAIFETTVYTFETLAGRLRELSFLNSGMRIKLVDERTEKEVEYFYKGGISEFVDYISQKSQPLHKKPIYLTGQKDLVQVEIAMRYTDAYNERIFSFANNINTREGGTHLTGFKAALTRTLNSYISANLPKVKTLPSGDDVREGLYAVISVKIPQPQFEGQTKMKLGNSEVKGLVEQIVNEQLATFLEEDPTTAKKIVGKITEAAKAREAARKARELVRRKGVLSENSLPGKLADCSERDPSACEIFLVEGDSAGGSAKQARDRRFQAILPLRGKILNVEKARLHKMLENAEIRTMITALGTGVGEDDFDAGKLRYHKVVIMTDADVDGSHIRTLLLTFFFRQMEELVNQGNLYIAQPPLYRVVDNKKEIYIKDEASMRVILLERACSAMKLKVEATGAEFNGQRLVKLMESLSAYLDHLERLKRRGWQAPALAALLRARVRDKKVFAEHERAEELASMLAEQGMVVENIHFDEAHSLYEVAVTCPGEMNQCNNISWELVASADYAQMLRLAETLAGNEQGPYLLAKNGDEKRVESAGLLLDNLMEVGAKGLAMQRYKGLGEMNPEQLWETTMDPERRTLLQVKVEDFMAADDLFTTLMGDQVEPRRNFIVENALEVRELDI
- a CDS encoding alpha/beta fold hydrolase, whose amino-acid sequence is MPFVERDGYRLYYETHGQGFPLVLIRGLGSNLEHWYEQVPVFSRDYRVIVFNNRGIGTSGAPALPWSIRDMAEDAAAVIQAVAGARAHVMGISMGGMIAQELALGWPELVASLVPTATHCGGAHKVLPTAETMELFDKLVYGKTFQEQLEGRKALFSQTTLDEHPDILEHYAQVAAAYACPPEVMQGQWQAIANFDTYERLPNITAPTLVLAGADDRLVPQGNAEILAQRIPGAQLAVIPQAGHQLVIEQPQAVNAAVLKFLATVPA